The Arachis hypogaea cultivar Tifrunner chromosome 16, arahy.Tifrunner.gnm2.J5K5, whole genome shotgun sequence genome contains a region encoding:
- the LOC140180054 gene encoding uncharacterized mitochondrial protein AtMg00810-like has protein sequence MGATDTTLFIRNSNDNFILVQVYVDDIIFSSANETLCADFANLMTSEFDISMMGELTFFLGLQIKQTTGGIFVCQEKYAKKLVKKFGLKCAKPMGTLMHPNIMLDKDEHARDVDETRYRRMIGSLMFLTSSRPNVIQSVDFAGDRVDRRSTNGMCCFLGKSLNNFAEDIEADSIISENEDDEVSNNSISDA, from the exons atggGAGCCACTGATACCACTCTATTTATTAGAAACTCTAATGATAATTTTATTCTTGTACaagtatatgttgatgatatcatTTTTAGTTCTGCTAATGAGACATTGTGTGCAGATTTTGCTAACCTTATGACGAGTGAATTTGACATAAGTATGATGGGAGAGCTCACTTTCTTTCTCGGATTGCAAATTAAGCAAACTACAGGGGGTATTTTTGTTTGTCAAGAAAAATATGCCAAGAAACTTGTCAAGAAATTTGGGCTAAAATGTGCCAAGCCAATGGGAACTCTCATGCATCCCAACATCATGTTAGACAAAGATGAACATGCTAGAGATGTGGATGAGACAAGATATAGGAGAATGATTGGTTCCTTAATGTTTCTTACTTCCTCAAGGCCTAATGTCATTCAAAGTGTTG attttgctggggatagagttgatagaagaagCACCAATGGCATGTGTTGCTTTCTTGGCAAATCACTCAAT AACTTTGctgaagacattgaagctgatTCCATTATCTCTGAAAATGAGGATGATGAAGTCTCGAACAACTCCATCTCTGATGCCTAA